The stretch of DNA CTCGCTCCGCAGTTTCCGCATCTCCCGTTCGTACCGGATCTTCTGCGTCTCCACGTACCGCTTCTCAGACTCCATCTGCCGCATCCGCTCTCGCAGTTCCAGGTTGCGGTTTTCAAGGTTGGATATCCGCTCCAGCAGGTACTTGCAGAGTTCTTCGCTGTTCTGCGGTTCCGTTATATCACAGCCGCTGTCCCCCATCGCTCCTCCTCGAATAGGTATATAGTATAAAATGACTTAAATGTGTTTGCGAGTAGTATGCAGTGCGAATTATGTGGGGATACGATACATGGATCCCCAAAAAGAGTAAACATCGAGGGTGCGGTGCTTCAGGTATGCCTGAAGTGCGCACGTCTGGGTGTAGAAGTGGCACAGCCCCGCCCGGCTGCACCAGGGCGGAGAGCACCTGCTGCACCTGCCGCTCCGCAACGCAAAGGCCGCGATGTCTTTGACCTGATGGTCGGCGAGGTTGTCGACGACTTCGGCGAGAGGATAAAAAAGGCCCGTATCGAGAAAAACTGGACCCAGAAGGACCTTGCAAACGAGATCAAGGAGCGTGAGATCCTCATTAAAAAGATCGAGAAGGGGGACCTCATTCCTGAAGACCAGGTCCGTGTCAAACTCGAGAAGGCGCTCGGCATCTCACTTCTTGACGTCTCAGACGATGAGATCACATCCCGGAAGGGCGGCAAAATCTCAACGACTCTCGGAGATATTATAAAGATCAAGAGGGAGTGACCATTATGGCTGAGCCTCTTATCATCGTCAACCTGAAGGCATATGCCGAGGGGATGGGCGAGGGCGCCGGGATCATCGCTGCCGCCGCCGAGGAGATCGGCGAGGAGAGCGGGGTCGCCATCGGCGTCGCCCCGGCGTACACCGATCTCCATCCGATTGCGATGCATTATGCAGTCCCGGTCTATGCACAGCATATCGACGGCGTCGCTCCGGGGGCCTATACCGGCCACGTGACTGCAGAGCAGGTCAGGGCGGCCGGCGCTTTCGGGACGCTGATCAACCATTCTGAGCGGAGGCTCACCCTTGCAGCGATCGAGGCGAGCTGTGCTGCCGCCCGGAAGTCAGACCTTCAGACGGTGATCTGCACGAACAACGCCGCGACGACCGCGGCGGCTGCGGCGCTCTCTCCAGACTATGTGGCAATCGAGCCGCCCGAGCTGATTGGCAGCGGCATTTCTGTCTCAAAGGCCGATCCCGGGATCATCGAGCGATCTGTTCTGGCCGTGAAAAACGTGAATCCCGGGGTGCGGGTGCTCACCGGTGCCGGGATCAGCACCGGCGAGTGCGTCAGGATTGCCCTTGAACTCGGAACCGATGGCGTCCTTCTCGCATCGGGCGTGGTGAAGGCAAAAGATCCGGCCGCCGTTTTAAGGGATCTCGTCTCTCTGATCTAGACGATCAGCGTGATCAGGTCGTGTTTGGTGATCAAACCCTTCACCCTTCCTTCCCCGACGACCAGCACGGCATGGTGCTGCTGGAGCAGGTGGACGACGGTCTCGATATCGATATCCGGCGGGATGGTCGGGAAACCCGACTCCATAAAGTCTTTCACTTTACGGGTATGCGCCCGCGCGATCCCTGTCTGCTCGATGGCATTCACAATCGTCGATTCGGAGACGCATCCGATGGGGATACCGTTTTCGATCACCGGGAGTTGTGAGACGTCTTCCTGTCTCATGATCCCCACCGCCGTGGTGATGGCGTCCTGCGGGGAGACGGCGTGGACCGGGGCGTGCATCACCTGTTCCGCGGTAATCGACGGGCTTTTCGCGACCTTCAGCACCTGGATGATCTTGTTCAGGGTGCTCACCCGCGGGTCGACGGTCCCGGCCTCGATCCTGGCCACCATCGACTGGGATATCCCGGCTTTTCTGGCGACGTCTGCCTGACGGAGGCCGAGCATGATCCGCTTTGCCCTGAGCTCCGCGGGCGTGGGGATATACATCGTATTACTCAAGGTGATTGGATCCGATATAAACTATGCAGCCCCGTCAGGTAATCGAAAATGTTCAGGTATCTTCACCTGTTCGCGCGGGTTGCCGCCCCGGACCTCTGCGCGAGGGTATGCCCATCTCCGCACCAATCGTAATGAGCGGGGGGACCGGGGAGCGGCAGGGAACTGCTCGATCTTCTGGAACCCTCACGTTCTCGATGTGCAGAGACGATAGAACGAATGTCGAAGTCCGCCTCTGCCCCGGGGTTGCCACCCCCGGACCCTTGCACACGATTGCCCTGGACATGCGAGGACGGGGAGGGAGAAACATCTGTCGATGAAAAAATTATTGATGGGCGTGCCGGCGTGGGCTGCCCGTCCCTGCCTCAATCGCACTCGGCGGGGGGACCGGGGGGCGGCAGGCCCCCCGGCAGAGGCAGAACCTGATTCCCGTACACTCACGCAACGCCCGCCCCGCCCCGGGGGTTGCACCCCCGGACCCCCATATACGATTGCCCTGGACATGCGAGGACGGGAAGGGCGGAGCATCTCTCGATGAAAAATTATGGGCGGACATGC from Methanofollis liminatans DSM 4140 encodes:
- a CDS encoding CBS domain-containing protein, translating into MYIPTPAELRAKRIMLGLRQADVARKAGISQSMVARIEAGTVDPRVSTLNKIIQVLKVAKSPSITAEQVMHAPVHAVSPQDAITTAVGIMRQEDVSQLPVIENGIPIGCVSESTIVNAIEQTGIARAHTRKVKDFMESGFPTIPPDIDIETVVHLLQQHHAVLVVGEGRVKGLITKHDLITLIV
- the tpiA gene encoding triose-phosphate isomerase, which translates into the protein MAEPLIIVNLKAYAEGMGEGAGIIAAAAEEIGEESGVAIGVAPAYTDLHPIAMHYAVPVYAQHIDGVAPGAYTGHVTAEQVRAAGAFGTLINHSERRLTLAAIEASCAAARKSDLQTVICTNNAATTAAAAALSPDYVAIEPPELIGSGISVSKADPGIIERSVLAVKNVNPGVRVLTGAGISTGECVRIALELGTDGVLLASGVVKAKDPAAVLRDLVSLI
- a CDS encoding multiprotein bridging factor aMBF1; its protein translation is MQCELCGDTIHGSPKRVNIEGAVLQVCLKCARLGVEVAQPRPAAPGRRAPAAPAAPQRKGRDVFDLMVGEVVDDFGERIKKARIEKNWTQKDLANEIKEREILIKKIEKGDLIPEDQVRVKLEKALGISLLDVSDDEITSRKGGKISTTLGDIIKIKRE